A single Fusobacterium hominis DNA region contains:
- a CDS encoding MotA/TolQ/ExbB proton channel family protein gives MMYYLKVGGPLMWILFIMSIISLTVILERLCFFCRRERFHNKNFSSEIIKAVASENMQCAIQLCENENNSVGCTVKSFLCRCDRDGDFHHFDQLVKEIGIDEVGELEKRLHILGIIGYTAPMIGLLGTVTGMIQAFQNMASLGAGDPTVVASGISQALVTTAGGLIIAIPTIIAYNLFNKKIENTEGEIDKVTTNLINILRKN, from the coding sequence ATGATGTATTATTTAAAAGTTGGAGGACCTTTGATGTGGATATTATTTATAATGTCTATTATCTCTCTAACTGTTATCTTAGAAAGATTATGTTTTTTCTGTAGACGTGAAAGATTTCACAATAAAAATTTTAGTAGTGAGATTATAAAAGCTGTTGCTTCTGAAAATATGCAATGTGCAATACAGCTATGTGAAAATGAAAACAACTCTGTTGGTTGTACTGTAAAATCTTTTTTATGTAGATGTGATAGAGATGGAGACTTTCACCATTTTGATCAATTGGTAAAAGAAATTGGAATAGATGAAGTTGGCGAACTTGAAAAAAGATTACATATATTGGGAATTATTGGATATACAGCTCCTATGATTGGACTTTTAGGAACTGTTACAGGTATGATTCAAGCATTTCAAAATATGGCTTCATTAGGTGCTGGAGATCCTACAGTTGTAGCATCAGGTATTTCTCAAGCTCTTGTTACTACTGCTGGAGGACTTATTATTGCAATACCTACAATTATTGCTTACAATCTTTTTAATAAAAAAATTGAAAATACAGAGGGTGAAATAGATAAAGTCACAACAAATCTAATAAATATATTGAGAAAGAATTAG
- a CDS encoding LytTR family transcriptional regulator DNA-binding domain-containing protein, with translation MKLIGAYLDEKQEVSIFQNYHCNYVNLNGNCKCKKKLDLILIDSRTEGLEEKLNRYFQMKIPSILLVGPTELSIMKKYLLNGIVVDCVPRNTISMIQNSIKLQLSPKEEVDTLFLKDSSQVGMLKINMIESITYCSMQRVCRFNLENGKTFILKRKFSDIEKIQQKEEFVKIERGTIVNTCLIESLNYKEECICFKSGNVIYISRRKLKDMEKMLFSKCCGLYL, from the coding sequence ATGAAACTTATAGGGGCATATTTAGACGAGAAACAGGAAGTATCAATTTTTCAAAATTATCATTGCAATTATGTCAACTTAAATGGAAATTGTAAGTGTAAAAAAAAATTAGATTTAATTTTAATTGACAGTAGAACAGAGGGACTTGAAGAAAAATTAAATAGATATTTTCAAATGAAAATACCTAGTATTCTTTTAGTAGGTCCTACTGAATTATCTATTATGAAAAAATATTTATTAAATGGAATAGTAGTAGATTGTGTTCCACGAAATACAATTTCTATGATTCAAAATAGTATTAAGTTGCAGTTATCACCAAAAGAAGAAGTAGATACACTATTTTTAAAAGATTCATCACAAGTGGGAATGTTAAAGATAAATATGATAGAAAGTATAACTTACTGTAGTATGCAAAGAGTATGTAGATTTAACTTAGAAAATGGGAAAACATTTATTTTAAAAAGAAAGTTTTCAGATATAGAAAAGATACAGCAAAAAGAAGAGTTTGTTAAAATTGAAAGAGGAACTATTGTAAATACTTGCTTGATTGAGTCTTTAAATTATAAAGAGGAGTGTATCTGTTTTAAAAGTGGTAATGTAATATATATAAGTAGACGTAAATTAAAGGATATGGAGAAAATGTTATTTTCTAAATGTTGTGGACTATATTTGTGA
- a CDS encoding TonB-dependent receptor, translating into MKKRIGILSFLISAAVFAQGTTIELDKSVIKNQNRERDFIVVPKVSKNTFTVTQEEIRERSYKNVEDVLKDAPGVIVNNTAFGPKIDMRGSGDKSLSRVKVMVDGISINPTEEAMASLPINSIPIESVKKIEIIPGGGATLYGSGSVGGVINIVTNSNATKDNFFMDLKYGSFDNRNFGFAGGQNVTDKLYLNYGFNYINTEGYRESEDNQNTTFLGGFDYKINERNKIRFQARTNKDKKDGTTEVSKKILAENRKAPGLNMDIDTDNTSYTFDYELRATDNLSFGATYFEQMQKRKIKAESIDDIEIVVTTGNRAPVELTNLFKDVPSMLDATMKEEKKGVKLKSVYNYNENKGSLTVGYDYLHAVNTRKSRVESKVLVDYFESRDRGYHWRKMGLNATEQGPLINNIDIKLKKDSHSLYAFNKYELTDKLDITAGIRGEKTIYSGYRKNGPNKIPFTGVKTSNIDTDESMKNYAGEVGTLYKYNDTGSVYLRYERGFVTPFAAQLTDKIHDSELNRGKGQSKPPQVNVASVYVANNLKAETTDTLEIGFRDYILNSYVALSLYATDTENEITTINSGVTNPAVRRWKYRNIGKTRRMGIELEAEQEFDRLSFQQSLSLVSAKVINGSEKYGIVKGQKIPMVPNMKLTLGAKYNITDNWSVLSSYTYVGSQEARELDKNDKVVEYKIKGHGVIDAGLNYKIDSYANLKFGIKNLTSTKYNLRETSLEAYPAPERNYYLELNVKF; encoded by the coding sequence ATGAAAAAGAGGATAGGAATACTAAGTTTTTTGATTAGTGCTGCTGTATTTGCCCAAGGGACTACTATTGAATTAGATAAAAGTGTAATAAAAAATCAAAATAGAGAAAGAGATTTTATAGTAGTACCTAAAGTTTCAAAAAATACTTTTACTGTTACTCAAGAAGAAATAAGAGAGAGAAGCTATAAGAATGTAGAAGATGTATTAAAAGATGCTCCAGGAGTAATTGTAAATAATACAGCTTTTGGACCAAAAATAGATATGAGAGGTAGTGGAGATAAGTCTTTAAGTAGAGTAAAAGTTATGGTTGATGGGATAAGTATTAACCCAACTGAAGAGGCTATGGCAAGTTTACCAATTAACTCAATTCCTATCGAATCAGTAAAAAAAATAGAGATAATTCCAGGTGGGGGTGCAACACTTTATGGAAGTGGTTCTGTTGGTGGAGTTATAAATATAGTCACAAATTCAAATGCCACAAAAGATAATTTCTTTATGGATTTAAAATATGGTTCTTTTGATAATAGGAACTTTGGATTTGCAGGTGGACAAAATGTAACTGATAAACTTTATTTAAATTATGGATTTAACTATATAAATACTGAAGGTTATAGAGAGTCAGAAGATAATCAAAATACAACTTTTTTAGGTGGATTTGATTATAAGATCAATGAAAGAAATAAAATTAGATTTCAAGCTAGAACAAATAAAGATAAAAAAGATGGAACTACAGAGGTAAGTAAAAAAATATTAGCTGAAAATAGAAAAGCTCCTGGATTAAATATGGATATTGATACTGACAATACAAGTTATACTTTTGATTATGAATTAAGAGCTACAGACAACTTATCATTTGGAGCTACTTATTTTGAGCAAATGCAAAAAAGAAAGATAAAAGCAGAAAGTATTGATGATATAGAGATTGTAGTTACAACGGGAAATAGAGCTCCAGTAGAACTGACTAATCTATTTAAGGATGTACCCTCTATGCTAGATGCAACTATGAAAGAGGAAAAAAAGGGAGTCAAATTAAAAAGTGTTTATAATTACAATGAAAATAAAGGAAGCTTAACTGTTGGTTATGATTATTTGCATGCAGTAAACACTAGAAAAAGTAGAGTTGAATCAAAAGTTTTAGTTGATTATTTTGAAAGTAGAGATAGAGGATACCACTGGAGAAAAATGGGGTTAAATGCTACAGAGCAAGGACCTTTAATAAATAATATAGATATAAAATTAAAAAAAGATTCACATAGTTTGTACGCTTTTAATAAATATGAACTAACAGATAAATTGGATATAACAGCTGGAATTAGAGGAGAAAAGACTATATATAGTGGATATAGAAAAAATGGACCGAATAAAATTCCATTTACAGGTGTAAAAACTTCAAATATAGATACAGATGAAAGCATGAAAAATTATGCTGGAGAAGTTGGAACACTATATAAATACAATGATACAGGAAGTGTATATCTACGTTATGAAAGAGGTTTTGTAACACCTTTTGCAGCTCAACTTACAGATAAAATTCATGATAGTGAATTAAATCGTGGAAAAGGACAATCAAAACCACCTCAAGTTAATGTAGCTTCAGTTTATGTTGCAAATAATTTAAAAGCAGAGACTACTGATACACTGGAAATAGGATTTAGAGATTATATTTTAAATTCTTATGTGGCATTATCACTTTATGCTACAGATACAGAAAATGAAATAACAACAATAAATTCAGGTGTTACAAATCCTGCAGTTAGAAGATGGAAATATAGAAATATAGGTAAAACAAGAAGAATGGGAATAGAGTTAGAAGCAGAACAAGAATTTGATCGTTTAAGTTTTCAACAGTCACTATCTCTTGTAAGTGCAAAAGTTATTAATGGAAGTGAAAAATATGGAATTGTAAAGGGGCAAAAAATTCCTATGGTTCCAAATATGAAGTTAACTTTAGGAGCAAAATATAATATTACTGATAATTGGTCAGTGTTATCTAGTTATACTTATGTAGGTTCGCAAGAAGCTAGAGAATTGGATAAAAATGATAAAGTAGTGGAATATAAAATCAAAGGACATGGAGTAATTGATGCTGGATTAAATTATAAAATAGATAGCTATGCAAATCTTAAATTTGGAATAAAAAATCTGACTTCAACTAAATATAATTTGAGAGAAACAAGTCTTGAAGCTTATCCTGCTCCAGAAAGAAACTACTATTTAGAACTTAATGTGAAATTTTAA
- a CDS encoding autotransporter domain-containing protein: MRNKIILWSFILSALAYSNSDNPSKRYLSPTSNYEKIFFTELETRDNERREELYSNILRVIDMKNNDKGEYKPLTSGSEFDNLEAGKLKLIPIRQLPSKSKTEKYKKGNENGIYPVTSILKNGNKNLKYSDLNITREYTSKELYFGNGNKIKDLKILTTDEFDKTRKELVKDEKIKYEIAGIYNDVGGYGNITDSVIGDLDTKDLTSNKLGITLKDYQTNMKGKSYDEQLKYLKGKLEVKHPDKQFVIENNKIYSKFKNRHNEDEKWEVLWKMKEVSAYDPYTNKEIEEPYPKYKRPADDYFVKTFPEFYTIDKKTNTATLKSKYFDIDAKNNIGTPKKQYFRYDTRIINGKETIVGEVHIDKEAAVYFKDLLLSTVFVYDEFKEDTRGEIIYTKDGDIFIQDKANYDKDNLSLALGWSSPKVLQTIIEENKDGNSSNIVGKYFKDKNTMDKKDFEEKWVKPFEQGGVFEQDLKKFVSETNDKNIELSKKEKLKKEYSDIVDNIKNNEKMPTDFYEYMFAGSDENRKKYKASKSAEVQKLLDQYDVENGKLEKVRKEIDELEKQKEEIAKKYHFSKSWTATDDEKKWIDYIVNGNSLSLLKNGKTVSLYENGRVEGTIDLGKGLNELVIISGGIEALITKIILAPTASLKNINLVKIGKQVGDRTSTTGKTTLALDIDENIKNNKGEIAGHALYNSDKDIIFINGETQVNENRNDFSIELMTSKIGKDSKIDIGRPLKYKAPGVLYGSKPIEEYKLTFIPDSITDNIVESEKENNILEVKKKKSLKRLTDSQNDVYRSILNSGQIGFLSDTLSTINKKTNFTSFEEEKQNKKRVQLAEYLLTSNKNNEQKLLKDISEFNYEPEQIKEMLKSVEKLKKSQEYKEESNKIDRLSELKKVNLNIKNYDKIKELYKNENYVDNGKKTEDIKNDLLAIYKQGRDIFDSSIGNLQKQLDSYKLEEAENVYKKISEIKNTLDDIEYKATSRYTDPDAKTVVDLVKELKDKNEELDKALDELDNILNSQNTREVIENRLIKRLERYDEFVHLFGKLYYTPKQEEALNEFKTLVNQLYEKNIYSHINKIAKNEIDVFSTVVYNSSYDFEKADGQARGGALSGRFSHGNFKGNIYTAYGMYENKIGDKNTLGFLVGGGTSNHKEIKNDTLKELTTTSKIKGTRAYLGGYNRNILGKGFTWTNGIGMQYSKYDVDRDFKNNYQQEKYKGKVNVVAGNIYTSLDYVYKINETLDMKLRTGLSYTIVNQGKVKEDKKPLALDVDSKNFNYLDGQIGIGLTKKIYGRSTVSSLSGEVSSIYGITGYENDDLVGNIVGSSYKFNIKGNSYRKDAIKINLDYNVEDNLGFSYGIEGNYIKNSEEDNISIGIKGGYKF; encoded by the coding sequence ATGAGAAATAAAATAATATTGTGGTCATTTATTTTATCAGCATTAGCTTATAGTAATAGTGACAATCCTAGCAAAAGATATTTATCTCCAACTTCAAACTATGAAAAGATATTTTTTACTGAGTTAGAAACAAGAGATAATGAAAGAAGAGAAGAATTATACAGTAATATACTTAGAGTCATAGATATGAAAAATAATGATAAGGGAGAATATAAGCCCTTAACTTCAGGAAGTGAATTTGATAATTTAGAAGCTGGAAAACTAAAATTAATTCCTATTAGGCAATTACCATCTAAAAGTAAAACAGAAAAATATAAAAAAGGCAATGAAAATGGAATTTATCCTGTAACATCAATTTTAAAAAATGGAAATAAAAATTTAAAATATAGTGATTTAAACATAACAAGAGAATATACTAGTAAAGAGTTATATTTTGGAAATGGAAATAAAATTAAAGACTTAAAAATATTAACTACAGATGAATTTGATAAAACTAGAAAAGAGCTAGTAAAAGATGAAAAAATTAAATATGAAATTGCTGGTATTTATAATGATGTTGGAGGCTATGGAAATATTACAGATTCTGTAATAGGAGATTTAGATACTAAGGACTTAACTTCAAATAAGTTAGGAATAACTTTAAAAGATTATCAAACAAATATGAAAGGTAAATCTTATGATGAACAGCTTAAATATTTAAAGGGTAAATTAGAAGTTAAACATCCAGATAAACAATTTGTAATAGAAAATAATAAGATCTATTCAAAATTTAAAAATAGACACAATGAAGATGAAAAATGGGAAGTATTATGGAAAATGAAAGAGGTTTCAGCATATGATCCATATACTAATAAAGAGATAGAAGAGCCATATCCAAAATATAAAAGGCCTGCTGATGATTATTTTGTTAAAACATTCCCTGAATTTTATACAATAGATAAAAAGACAAATACAGCCACATTAAAATCTAAGTATTTTGATATAGATGCTAAAAATAATATAGGAACACCTAAAAAGCAGTATTTTAGATATGATACCAGAATAATAAATGGAAAAGAAACAATAGTAGGAGAGGTACACATAGATAAAGAAGCTGCCGTATATTTTAAAGATTTACTTTTATCTACAGTTTTTGTTTATGATGAATTTAAAGAAGATACACGTGGAGAAATAATATATACCAAAGATGGAGATATATTTATTCAAGATAAAGCAAATTATGATAAAGATAATTTGAGTTTAGCATTAGGGTGGTCATCTCCAAAAGTCTTGCAAACAATAATAGAAGAAAATAAAGATGGAAATAGCTCAAATATAGTTGGGAAATATTTTAAAGATAAAAATACAATGGATAAAAAAGATTTTGAAGAAAAATGGGTTAAACCTTTTGAACAAGGTGGAGTATTTGAGCAAGACTTGAAAAAATTTGTATCTGAGACAAATGATAAAAATATAGAACTTTCTAAAAAAGAAAAGTTAAAAAAAGAATATAGTGACATAGTAGACAATATAAAAAATAACGAGAAAATGCCAACAGATTTCTATGAGTATATGTTTGCAGGTAGTGACGAAAATAGAAAAAAATATAAGGCTAGTAAGTCAGCTGAAGTACAAAAACTATTAGATCAATATGATGTAGAAAATGGTAAATTAGAAAAAGTGAGAAAAGAGATAGATGAGCTTGAAAAACAAAAAGAAGAAATAGCTAAAAAATATCATTTTTCGAAAAGTTGGACAGCTACTGATGACGAGAAAAAATGGATAGATTATATAGTTAATGGAAATTCATTATCACTATTAAAAAATGGAAAAACAGTTAGTTTATATGAAAATGGAAGAGTAGAAGGAACTATAGACTTAGGAAAAGGATTGAATGAATTAGTTATCATATCTGGGGGAATAGAGGCATTAATAACTAAAATAATATTAGCACCTACTGCTAGTTTGAAAAATATTAATTTAGTAAAGATTGGAAAGCAAGTAGGCGATAGAACAAGTACTACTGGAAAGACAACTTTGGCATTAGATATTGATGAAAATATTAAAAATAATAAAGGTGAAATTGCAGGACATGCTCTTTATAATTCAGATAAAGATATAATATTTATTAACGGAGAAACTCAAGTTAATGAAAATAGAAATGATTTTAGTATAGAATTGATGACTAGTAAAATTGGAAAAGATTCGAAAATTGATATAGGAAGACCGTTAAAATATAAAGCTCCAGGGGTATTATATGGAAGCAAACCAATAGAAGAATATAAATTGACATTTATTCCTGATAGTATCACAGATAATATTGTAGAATCGGAAAAAGAAAATAATATATTAGAAGTTAAAAAGAAAAAATCTTTAAAAAGATTGACTGATAGTCAAAATGATGTATATAGAAGTATTTTAAATTCTGGACAAATAGGATTTTTAAGTGATACTTTATCAACTATTAATAAAAAGACTAATTTTACAAGTTTTGAAGAAGAAAAACAAAACAAAAAAAGAGTTCAACTAGCAGAATATCTTCTAACTAGCAATAAGAATAATGAACAAAAATTACTTAAGGATATAAGTGAATTTAATTATGAACCAGAGCAAATAAAAGAGATGTTAAAATCTGTTGAGAAATTAAAAAAATCTCAAGAATACAAAGAAGAGAGCAATAAAATAGATAGACTTTCAGAGCTTAAGAAAGTTAATTTAAATATTAAAAATTACGATAAAATAAAAGAACTATATAAAAATGAAAACTATGTAGATAATGGTAAAAAAACAGAAGATATAAAAAATGACTTACTTGCAATCTATAAACAAGGAAGAGATATATTTGATAGTTCTATAGGAAATTTACAAAAGCAACTAGATAGTTATAAATTAGAAGAAGCTGAAAATGTGTATAAAAAGATAAGTGAAATAAAAAATACATTAGATGATATAGAATATAAAGCTACAAGCCGTTATACTGATCCTGATGCTAAAACAGTAGTAGATTTAGTAAAAGAATTAAAGGACAAAAATGAAGAATTAGATAAAGCTTTAGATGAGTTAGATAATATTTTAAATAGTCAAAATACAAGAGAAGTAATTGAAAATAGATTGATAAAAAGACTTGAAAGATATGATGAGTTTGTACATTTATTTGGAAAACTATATTATACACCAAAACAAGAAGAAGCTTTAAATGAATTTAAAACATTAGTAAATCAACTTTATGAGAAGAATATATACTCACACATAAATAAAATTGCTAAAAATGAGATAGATGTATTTTCTACTGTAGTTTATAACAGCAGCTATGATTTTGAAAAAGCTGATGGACAAGCAAGAGGAGGAGCATTATCAGGAAGATTTTCACATGGAAATTTTAAAGGAAATATTTATACAGCTTATGGAATGTATGAAAATAAAATTGGAGATAAAAATACTTTAGGATTTTTAGTAGGTGGAGGAACATCAAATCATAAAGAGATAAAAAATGATACCTTAAAAGAACTTACAACTACATCAAAAATTAAAGGAACAAGAGCATATTTAGGTGGATATAATAGAAATATATTAGGAAAAGGATTTACTTGGACTAATGGAATTGGAATGCAATATAGCAAATATGATGTAGATAGAGATTTTAAAAATAATTATCAACAAGAAAAATACAAAGGAAAAGTAAATGTTGTAGCTGGAAATATTTATACAAGTCTTGATTATGTATATAAAATAAATGAAACATTGGATATGAAATTGAGAACAGGACTTTCATATACTATTGTAAATCAAGGAAAAGTAAAAGAAGATAAAAAACCGTTAGCATTAGATGTTGATTCTAAAAACTTTAACTATTTAGATGGACAAATTGGTATAGGATTAACTAAAAAAATATATGGAAGATCAACAGTTAGCAGTTTAAGTGGAGAAGTTTCTTCAATATATGGAATAACAGGTTATGAAAATGATGATCTAGTAGGAAATATAGTTGGATCTAGTTATAAGTTTAATATTAAAGGAAACAGCTACAGAAAAGATGCTATAAAAATTAACTTAGATTACAATGTAGAAGATAATTTAGGGTTCTCTTATGGAATAGAAGGAAATTATATAAAAAATAGTGAAGAGGATAATATATCAATAGGAATAAAAGGTGGATATAAGTTTTAA
- a CDS encoding YbaN family protein gives MKKSIFICFGTITLILGVIGVFLPLLPTTPFLLLSAYFYGKSSEKMQQWLLSNKIFGKYIKDYHEKKGITMKNKIISILFLIVSISFSMYKMQNLHLRIFLTVILIAVSVHILKIKTVE, from the coding sequence GTGAAAAAAAGTATATTCATATGTTTTGGAACGATTACTTTGATTCTTGGGGTGATAGGGGTATTTTTACCTCTATTACCTACCACTCCATTTCTATTACTGTCAGCCTATTTTTATGGTAAGTCATCAGAAAAAATGCAACAATGGCTGCTAAGTAACAAGATATTTGGAAAATATATCAAAGACTATCATGAGAAAAAAGGAATAACTATGAAAAATAAGATTATTTCTATTTTATTCTTAATTGTATCAATAAGTTTTTCAATGTATAAAATGCAAAATTTACATCTAAGAATATTTTTAACAGTAATTCTAATAGCTGTAAGTGTGCATATCTTGAAAATTAAAACTGTAGAATAA
- a CDS encoding coproporphyrinogen-III oxidase family protein, whose protein sequence is MFDIRYKSHHDVKEVINKLLKKKIATPLAVAKIMNQDPESKEAGIYVHTPYCDKICAFCNMNRKQVDNDLNSYVDYLCNEFKKYGEKRYVKGKVITSIFFGGGTPTIYKAPQLEKILSTLRENFTLSDDCEFTFETTLHNLTDEKLRIMEKYGVNRISIGIQTFSNRGRKVLNRTYEKDEIIKRIKHIKEMFKGLICIDIIYNYLDETEEEVEQDALIAAELGVDSVSFYSLMIHEGSKISKDLANNKVRFDYEIARDMKLHEQFLNITLNRGYSLLEHTKISNGKDEYKYIKNINSFKDLFAIGVGAGGRVKDLEYYNLNKYITFYARDSKLKYEVKKLSGILQYPKVQLNKILEFAGNDAYKEVEKLLKEYEKLGYIKLYNDYFEYTLTGVFWGNSIDAQIVEKVIEIRLEKR, encoded by the coding sequence ATGTTCGATATCAGATATAAATCACATCATGACGTAAAAGAGGTTATAAACAAATTATTAAAGAAAAAAATAGCAACACCATTGGCAGTTGCTAAGATTATGAATCAAGATCCTGAAAGCAAAGAGGCAGGAATATATGTTCATACTCCATATTGTGATAAAATATGTGCCTTTTGCAATATGAATAGAAAGCAAGTGGACAACGATTTAAATAGTTATGTAGATTACCTTTGCAATGAATTTAAAAAATATGGGGAAAAAAGATATGTTAAGGGAAAAGTAATAACTTCGATATTTTTTGGTGGTGGGACACCAACAATATATAAAGCACCACAGTTAGAAAAGATATTATCTACACTGAGAGAAAATTTCACTCTATCTGATGATTGCGAATTTACATTTGAAACAACTTTACATAATCTAACAGATGAAAAGTTAAGAATAATGGAAAAGTATGGAGTAAATAGAATAAGTATAGGGATTCAAACTTTTTCTAATAGAGGAAGAAAAGTTTTAAATAGAACTTATGAAAAAGATGAGATAATAAAAAGAATAAAACATATAAAAGAAATGTTTAAAGGGTTGATATGTATAGATATAATCTATAATTATCTTGACGAAACAGAAGAAGAAGTAGAACAAGATGCGTTGATAGCTGCTGAATTAGGAGTGGATAGCGTAAGTTTTTACTCTCTTATGATCCATGAAGGGTCTAAGATTTCAAAAGATTTAGCTAATAATAAAGTTAGATTTGACTATGAAATAGCTAGAGATATGAAACTTCATGAACAATTTTTAAATATTACTTTAAATAGAGGATACTCTCTTTTAGAGCATACTAAAATTTCAAATGGAAAAGATGAATATAAATATATTAAAAATATAAATTCATTTAAAGATCTGTTTGCAATTGGAGTAGGTGCTGGAGGAAGGGTAAAAGATTTAGAATACTATAATTTAAATAAATATATTACCTTTTATGCAAGGGATTCTAAACTCAAATATGAGGTGAAAAAATTATCAGGGATACTTCAATATCCAAAAGTGCAATTAAATAAGATATTGGAGTTTGCTGGAAATGATGCCTATAAAGAGGTGGAAAAACTCTTAAAAGAATATGAAAAATTGGGATATATAAAGCTTTATAATGATTACTTTGAATATACTTTAACAGGTGTATTTTGGGGTAACAGTATAGATGCTCAAATAGTAGAAAAAGTTATTGAAATCAGATTAGAAAAGAGGTAA
- a CDS encoding flavodoxin family protein, whose translation MKTLVVYSSLTGNTKKVVEKVFEIIREEKKLVALNSNENIDLNEYDRVIVGFWVDKGTADSRSKKFIKSVKGKEVAFIGTLGAEAGSSHGQSVNERAIKLCSENNKFIGGFLCQGKVDPKLVEKMGKFPLKLIHPLTPERLKRIEDAKSHPNEDDFKAAQDYFKKILYNEHI comes from the coding sequence ATGAAAACATTAGTAGTATATTCATCACTTACAGGTAATACAAAAAAAGTAGTAGAAAAAGTATTTGAAATAATTAGAGAAGAAAAAAAGTTAGTGGCATTAAATAGCAATGAAAATATAGATTTAAATGAATATGATAGAGTTATAGTTGGATTTTGGGTAGATAAAGGAACGGCAGACTCTAGAAGTAAAAAGTTTATTAAAAGTGTGAAAGGGAAAGAAGTTGCATTTATTGGAACATTAGGAGCTGAAGCAGGGTCTAGTCATGGACAAAGTGTAAATGAAAGAGCAATAAAATTATGCTCAGAAAATAATAAATTTATAGGTGGATTTTTATGTCAAGGAAAGGTAGATCCAAAACTTGTGGAAAAAATGGGTAAATTTCCATTGAAATTAATTCATCCACTTACACCAGAAAGATTAAAAAGAATAGAAGATGCAAAATCTCATCCTAATGAAGATGATTTTAAAGCAGCTCAGGATTATTTTAAAAAGATTCTTTACAATGAACATATTTAA